A genomic segment from Janthinobacterium sp. 64 encodes:
- the adh gene encoding aldehyde dehydrogenase yields MNLADISKLGVANPFKQRYDNYIGGKFVAPVKGEYFPNITPITGLPFCEIARSTAEDVELALDAAHAAKDAWGKTSPAERANILNRIADRIEQNLSLIATAETIDNGKPIRETMNADIPLAIDHFRYFAGCIRAQEGSVAQIDAETYAYHYHEPLGVVGQIIPWNFPILMAVWKLAPALAAGNCVVLKPAEQTPASIMVLIELIGDLLPPGVLNIINGFGLEAGKPLASSKRIAKIAFTGETGTGRLIMGYAAQNLIPVTLELGGKSPNIFFEDVMDADDDYFDKCLEGFTMFALNQGEVCTCPSRVLIQESIYEKFIERALKRVAAIKQGNPLDSSTMIGAQASQEQLEKILSYLDIGRQEGAEVLAGGERHTQAGDLEGGYYVRPTVFKGNNKMRIFQEEIFGPVVSVTTFKDEAEALAIANDTLYGLGAGLWTRDGSRAFRMGRAIQAGRVWTNCYHLYPAHAAFGGYKQSGIGRENHKMMLDHYQQTKNLLVSYSPKALGFF; encoded by the coding sequence ATGAATCTCGCAGACATCAGCAAACTGGGCGTAGCCAATCCCTTCAAACAACGCTATGACAATTACATCGGCGGCAAATTCGTTGCCCCAGTAAAAGGTGAATACTTTCCTAACATTACGCCGATCACGGGCTTGCCATTTTGCGAAATTGCCCGTTCCACGGCGGAAGACGTCGAGCTGGCCTTGGACGCCGCCCATGCCGCCAAGGATGCCTGGGGCAAGACCTCGCCTGCCGAGCGCGCCAATATCCTGAACCGCATCGCCGACCGCATCGAACAAAACCTGAGCCTGATTGCCACGGCGGAAACCATCGACAACGGCAAGCCGATCCGCGAAACGATGAATGCCGACATTCCGCTGGCCATCGACCATTTCCGTTATTTTGCCGGCTGCATCCGCGCGCAGGAAGGTTCCGTCGCGCAAATCGATGCGGAAACCTATGCCTATCACTACCACGAGCCGCTCGGTGTCGTGGGCCAGATCATTCCGTGGAATTTCCCGATTCTGATGGCCGTATGGAAACTGGCACCAGCCCTGGCCGCCGGCAATTGCGTCGTCTTGAAACCGGCCGAGCAAACCCCGGCGTCCATCATGGTGTTGATCGAACTGATCGGCGACTTGCTGCCACCGGGCGTGCTGAACATCATCAACGGTTTCGGCCTGGAAGCGGGCAAGCCGCTGGCCTCGAGCAAGCGCATCGCCAAGATCGCCTTTACGGGCGAAACGGGCACGGGCCGCCTGATCATGGGCTATGCCGCGCAAAACCTGATTCCCGTCACCCTGGAGCTGGGCGGCAAGTCGCCGAATATCTTCTTTGAAGACGTGATGGATGCCGATGATGATTATTTCGATAAGTGCCTGGAAGGTTTTACCATGTTTGCGCTGAACCAGGGCGAGGTGTGCACCTGTCCATCGCGCGTGCTGATCCAGGAATCGATCTACGAGAAATTCATCGAACGCGCCTTGAAGCGCGTGGCCGCCATCAAGCAGGGCAACCCGCTCGACTCGTCCACCATGATCGGCGCCCAGGCGTCGCAGGAGCAGCTGGAAAAAATCCTGTCCTACCTCGACATCGGCCGCCAGGAAGGCGCCGAAGTGCTGGCCGGCGGTGAGCGCCATACGCAGGCCGGCGATCTGGAGGGCGGCTACTACGTGCGTCCGACCGTGTTCAAGGGCAACAACAAGATGCGCATCTTCCAGGAAGAGATTTTCGGACCGGTCGTCTCCGTGACCACCTTCAAGGATGAGGCCGAAGCGCTGGCGATTGCCAACGACACCTTGTATGGCCTCGGTGCCGGCTTGTGGACGCGTGACGGTTCGCGCGCCTTCCGCATGGGACGCGCCATCCAGGCGGGCCGCGTGTGGACCAATTGCTACCACCTGTATCCAGCCCACGCCGCGTTCGGCGGCTACAAGCAATCGGGTATCGGCCGCGAAAACCACAAGATGATGCTCGACCACTACCAGCAAACGAAGAACTTGCTGGTGAGCTATAGCCCGAAAGCGCTGGGCTTCTTCTAA
- a CDS encoding DUF779 domain-containing protein has protein sequence MSAAIARVVATDAALEMMDKLRQRHGPLMFFQSGGCCDGSAPMCYALGEFDVSDTDIYLGNLNGTPFYMGLEQFEYWEHTQLIIDVVDGNGGMFSLDNGTGKRFLTRSRLFTDEECALLHAQPHEHRKT, from the coding sequence ATGAGTGCAGCAATTGCCCGGGTGGTCGCCACCGATGCGGCGCTGGAAATGATGGACAAGTTGCGCCAGCGTCACGGCCCGTTGATGTTTTTCCAGTCGGGCGGCTGCTGCGACGGCAGCGCGCCCATGTGCTATGCGCTGGGCGAGTTCGATGTCAGCGATACCGATATCTATCTCGGCAATTTGAATGGCACACCGTTTTACATGGGACTCGAGCAATTCGAGTACTGGGAGCATACCCAGTTGATTATCGATGTGGTCGATGGCAATGGCGGCATGTTTTCACTCGACAACGGCACGGGCAAGCGCTTCCTGACGCGCTCGCGCCTGTTCACCGATGAAGAGTGCGCGCTGTTGCATGCCCAGCCGCATGAGCACCGCAAGACTTGA
- a CDS encoding PQQ-dependent methanol/ethanol family dehydrogenase has translation MVVGLSLASLAQAADVGNVTNAMLDNTAKNPASVLSFGMGTQGQRYSPLTQINDKTVAKLVPAWSFSFGGEKQRGQESQPLIHNGKMFVTASYSRIFAVDLKTGAKLWKYEHRLPDGIMPCCDVVNRGAALYGNLVIFGTLDAYLVALDQNTGKIVWKEKVDDYAAGYSMTAAPLIAEGLLLTGVSGGEFGIVGRVEARNPMTGDLVWSRPTVEGHMGHRYDKDGKAIDNGISGTVNKTWPGDLWKTGGASTWMGGTYDPQTKLAYFGTGNPAPWNSHLRPGDNLYSSSTVALDVKTGQIKWAYQNTPNDAWDFDGANEFVTFDMDGKRYGGKADRNGFFYVIDANTGKLQNAFPFVKKITWASSIDLKTGRPNYIAAGRPGDPTKGEEGKKGTTVFAAPAFLGAKNQMPMAYSPQTKLFYVPANEWGMDIWNEPISYKKGGAFLGAGFTIKPLFDDYIGAMRAVDPKTGKIVWEIKNNAPLWGGVMSTAGNLVFYGTPEGFLKAVDAKTGKELWKFQTGSGVVAPPVTWQDGDTQYVAVVSGWGGAVPLWGGEVAKKVNFLEQGGSVWVFKLASK, from the coding sequence ATGGTCGTCGGTTTGAGTTTGGCATCGCTGGCCCAGGCGGCCGACGTGGGCAATGTCACCAATGCCATGCTCGACAATACGGCGAAGAATCCGGCCAGCGTGCTGTCGTTTGGCATGGGCACGCAGGGCCAGCGCTATTCGCCGTTGACACAAATCAATGACAAGACCGTGGCCAAGCTGGTGCCGGCCTGGTCGTTCTCGTTTGGCGGCGAAAAACAGCGTGGCCAGGAATCGCAGCCGCTGATTCATAACGGCAAGATGTTCGTCACGGCATCGTATTCACGCATCTTTGCCGTCGACCTGAAAACGGGCGCCAAGCTGTGGAAATATGAGCATCGTTTGCCGGACGGCATCATGCCCTGCTGCGACGTGGTCAACCGCGGTGCCGCCCTGTATGGCAACCTGGTGATTTTCGGCACGCTCGACGCCTATCTGGTGGCGCTCGACCAGAACACGGGCAAGATCGTCTGGAAGGAAAAAGTCGACGATTATGCGGCCGGCTACTCGATGACGGCCGCGCCGCTGATCGCCGAAGGCTTGCTGCTGACGGGCGTGTCGGGCGGGGAATTCGGCATCGTCGGCCGGGTAGAAGCGCGCAACCCGATGACGGGCGACCTCGTGTGGAGCCGTCCGACGGTAGAGGGGCACATGGGCCACCGCTATGACAAGGATGGCAAGGCCATCGACAACGGTATCTCGGGAACCGTGAACAAGACCTGGCCGGGCGACCTGTGGAAAACGGGCGGCGCCTCGACGTGGATGGGCGGCACCTACGATCCGCAAACCAAGCTCGCGTATTTTGGCACGGGCAACCCGGCGCCATGGAACAGCCACTTGCGTCCCGGCGATAATCTGTATTCGTCGTCCACCGTGGCGCTGGACGTGAAAACGGGGCAGATCAAATGGGCGTATCAAAACACGCCCAACGATGCCTGGGATTTCGATGGCGCCAACGAGTTTGTCACCTTCGACATGGATGGCAAGCGCTACGGTGGCAAGGCCGACCGCAACGGTTTCTTTTATGTGATCGACGCCAACACGGGCAAGCTGCAGAACGCCTTTCCGTTTGTGAAGAAAATCACCTGGGCCAGCAGCATCGACCTGAAAACGGGACGGCCGAACTACATCGCCGCCGGCCGCCCTGGCGACCCGACCAAGGGCGAGGAGGGCAAGAAGGGCACGACCGTGTTTGCCGCGCCCGCTTTCCTCGGCGCCAAAAACCAGATGCCGATGGCGTACTCGCCGCAAACCAAGCTGTTCTATGTGCCTGCGAACGAATGGGGCATGGATATCTGGAACGAGCCGATCAGCTACAAGAAGGGCGGCGCCTTCCTCGGTGCCGGTTTTACCATCAAGCCCTTGTTTGACGACTACATCGGCGCCATGCGGGCCGTCGATCCGAAGACGGGCAAAATCGTGTGGGAAATCAAGAACAACGCGCCGCTGTGGGGCGGCGTGATGAGCACGGCCGGCAACCTGGTGTTCTACGGCACGCCGGAAGGTTTCCTGAAAGCCGTCGATGCGAAGACGGGCAAGGAGCTGTGGAAATTCCAGACGGGCTCCGGCGTCGTGGCGCCGCCCGTCACCTGGCAGGATGGCGACACGCAATATGTTGCCGTCGTTTCCGGCTGGGGTGGCGCGGTGCCGCTGTGGGGCGGCGAAGTGGCGAAGAAAGTCAACTTCCTGGAACAGGGCGGTTCCGTGTGGGTCTTCAAACTGGCATCGAAGTAA
- the pedF gene encoding cytochrome c-550 PedF, producing the protein MTYSIRTLLGMAAAGAVALTSLLTLPHAYAHGNVTPQGVDTTGLPKVGDKWLEQNPYRGNKLALTVGTSAYNQNCARCHGIEAISGGIAPDLRQLDRDCFGIKNETKKQACYKETDNYFLTTIRHGKVRNGAVYMPPFEGVFNQEAMWAIKTYLETRRESN; encoded by the coding sequence ATGACCTATTCCATTCGTACCCTGCTCGGCATGGCGGCCGCCGGCGCCGTTGCCCTCACTTCCCTGCTGACCTTGCCGCATGCCTATGCGCACGGCAATGTCACGCCGCAAGGCGTCGACACCACCGGCTTGCCCAAGGTGGGCGACAAGTGGCTCGAACAAAACCCGTATCGTGGCAACAAGCTGGCCTTGACGGTCGGCACCTCGGCCTACAACCAGAATTGCGCGCGTTGCCACGGCATCGAAGCCATCTCGGGCGGTATCGCGCCGGACTTGCGCCAGCTCGACCGCGATTGCTTCGGTATCAAGAATGAGACAAAGAAACAGGCTTGCTATAAGGAAACGGACAATTATTTCCTGACGACTATTCGTCACGGTAAAGTACGCAATGGCGCCGTGTACATGCCGCCGTTCGAAGGCGTGTTCAACCAGGAAGCCATGTGGGCCATCAAGACCTACCTGGAAACCCGCCGCGAATCCAATTAA
- a CDS encoding beta-propeller fold lactonase family protein, producing MPNFFSRLRQVCWLLPALASTALQAAPFAYVPNEKSGTLSVIDTATDQVVRQIAAGKRPRGIAADPSGRQLFVTDAASSALLLIDNATGTPVRTVALGKSPEGVSASQDGSHVAVAVEENNSVALLDGQTGVLLADIKVHGRNPEHAVFSPDGRWLLVSAEEAEQVDVIDVAQRRQVASIAVGLRPRGIGFSPDSGRAYVACELVNAVYVIDMAERKAIATIPAGKNANGIAVHPGGKQVYVSNGIDGTVMVIDTASHQVTATIPVGKRPWNMAITPDGSKLYVANGRSNSVSVIDTASARKVADIAVGELPWGVVIR from the coding sequence ATGCCCAACTTCTTCTCACGCTTGCGCCAGGTGTGCTGGCTGCTGCCTGCGCTCGCCAGCACCGCCCTCCAGGCCGCTCCTTTTGCCTATGTCCCCAATGAAAAATCGGGCACCTTGAGCGTGATCGATACGGCCACCGACCAGGTGGTGCGCCAGATCGCGGCAGGCAAGCGGCCGCGCGGCATCGCCGCCGACCCCAGCGGACGGCAATTGTTTGTTACCGATGCGGCCAGCAGCGCCTTGTTGCTGATCGATAACGCGACCGGCACGCCCGTGCGCACGGTGGCGCTGGGCAAGTCGCCGGAAGGGGTCAGCGCCTCGCAAGATGGTAGTCATGTGGCCGTGGCCGTCGAGGAAAACAATAGCGTGGCCTTGCTCGATGGCCAGACGGGCGTCTTGCTAGCCGATATCAAGGTGCACGGACGTAACCCGGAACATGCCGTATTCAGCCCGGACGGGCGCTGGCTGCTGGTCAGTGCGGAAGAGGCCGAGCAAGTCGATGTCATTGATGTGGCGCAACGCCGCCAGGTCGCTTCCATCGCCGTGGGCCTGCGGCCGCGCGGCATCGGTTTCAGTCCGGACTCGGGCCGTGCCTACGTGGCGTGCGAACTGGTCAATGCCGTGTATGTGATCGACATGGCCGAGCGCAAGGCCATCGCCACCATTCCAGCGGGCAAGAATGCGAATGGCATCGCCGTCCATCCTGGCGGCAAGCAGGTGTATGTCTCGAACGGTATCGATGGCACGGTGATGGTGATCGACACCGCCAGTCATCAGGTCACGGCCACCATTCCCGTCGGCAAGCGTCCGTGGAATATGGCCATCACGCCCGATGGCAGCAAACTGTACGTGGCCAATGGCCGCTCGAACAGCGTTTCCGTCATCGACACGGCCAGCGCGCGCAAGGTGGCCGATATTGCCGTGGGCGAATTGCCATGGGGCGTGGTGATTCGCTAG
- a CDS encoding porin has product MNTWIKLGSLGVMTIAAVGQAQAVDIKAGDWTVSVGGIVNAYYTQVSCSGDAVGGLALGGQALGCGGEKDRTTIGNGLLPNGLITSASSRLGEYDVKALIGIYNSTATDSAISQNSVVDVRQAFFTFGNEHMGTFKLGRDYGIFGANAILSDMTLLGSGAPVQATQRGRVTLGHIGAGYTYLGNYGQIMYSSPKSGGVGVDVALVSPVSDTPIVAGSTYSSKSSPQVQAQVTYAQEGLKAWLGVKSQKFTSKTPGVDDLTMRGVEVGGSYQMGPAGVLVNFQGGKGLGILSDADQGDTKSKNWLLQGTYKTTDKLKLGLSYGISKNDDNTAGTGGLKSNANLTLGAYYSLNSAITLVGELGQTRSKGFAGGEAKMNGVSLGGIIFF; this is encoded by the coding sequence ATGAACACATGGATCAAGCTGGGGAGCCTCGGTGTCATGACAATCGCAGCGGTGGGGCAGGCACAAGCCGTCGATATCAAGGCGGGCGACTGGACCGTGTCGGTGGGCGGCATCGTCAACGCCTATTACACGCAAGTATCGTGTTCGGGCGATGCGGTGGGCGGGCTGGCGCTGGGCGGCCAGGCGCTCGGTTGCGGCGGCGAAAAGGACCGCACCACCATCGGCAATGGCTTGCTGCCGAATGGCTTGATCACTTCGGCAAGCTCACGCCTGGGCGAGTACGACGTGAAAGCCTTGATCGGGATCTACAACTCGACGGCCACCGACAGCGCCATCAGCCAGAACAGCGTGGTCGACGTGCGCCAGGCCTTCTTTACGTTTGGCAATGAGCACATGGGCACCTTCAAGCTGGGCCGCGACTATGGCATCTTCGGCGCAAATGCGATTTTGTCCGACATGACCTTGTTGGGCTCGGGCGCACCGGTGCAGGCGACGCAGCGGGGCCGGGTGACCCTGGGCCATATCGGTGCCGGCTACACCTATCTGGGCAACTATGGCCAGATCATGTACAGCTCGCCGAAGTCCGGCGGCGTTGGCGTCGATGTGGCGCTGGTCAGCCCCGTCTCCGATACGCCCATCGTGGCAGGCTCGACCTATTCCTCGAAGTCGAGCCCGCAAGTGCAGGCACAAGTGACGTATGCGCAGGAAGGATTGAAAGCCTGGCTGGGCGTGAAGTCGCAAAAATTCACCTCGAAAACGCCGGGTGTCGATGACCTGACCATGCGCGGCGTGGAAGTGGGCGGCTCGTACCAGATGGGTCCGGCTGGCGTATTGGTCAACTTCCAGGGCGGCAAAGGACTGGGGATACTCTCCGATGCGGATCAGGGCGATACCAAGTCGAAGAACTGGCTGCTGCAAGGCACGTATAAAACGACGGACAAGCTGAAGCTGGGCTTGTCTTACGGCATCAGCAAGAACGACGACAACACGGCCGGCACGGGTGGCTTGAAGTCGAACGCCAACCTGACCCTGGGCGCGTACTACTCGCTCAACAGCGCGATCACCCTGGTGGGCGAACTGGGCCAGACGCGCTCGAAAGGCTTTGCGGGCGGCGAAGCGAAGATGAATGGCGTGTCGCTGGGCGGCATTATTTTCTTCTAA
- a CDS encoding TonB-dependent receptor family protein — protein sequence MQHRFRLNTIASLFVAGSATLAPHVFAAEAADLANGQLMDTVVVSGSRIAHPSQEVPASIDVVDSARIQDGQIRVNASEALAAVPGLVVQNRQNYAQDLQISSRGFGARSAFGVRGVKLVSDGIPASMPDGQGQAATFNLDTAERIEVLRGPFSAIYGNHSGGVIQLFSRDGQNPPSVELNVTGGSFGTSKVDLTAQGQAGGIGYVLDGSRFRTDGFRDHSAATREQAFGKITVKPNADSKLTIVANSLHQGNTQDPLGATWATFARDSRAGEIDTTDTQNPKRTLAERYNTRKSIDHQQIGATYEQSFGDDRLHVMVYGGNRDVIQYQAFNIGFQNPPSHSGGVVDFQRQFYGIDTNWLHVNQLAGGKLSTTIGIDYGRSSDDRTGYENYIGNSFGVKGKLRRDEQDVVSSLDPYIQAEWQSGPWLLSAGVRYSKMKVSVNDRYLSNGNDSGSLEFSHTTPVLGLLYKLTPNVNVYASAARGFEAPTLNELFYSGKNSGFNFNLKPATSTNLEAGIKARINHNTQVNAAVFQIKTNDELVVDGQNSGNGRTSYINASKTLRQGMEISLDSNLPYGFTTKVALTSLHAVYDQAFGSVREGSRLPGIPSANLFAELAWKDTLDRFGAALESVASKQVYAEDSNIEKPAPGYTVFNARFNAKQNVGNWRFKEFARLNNLFDKTYVGSVIVGDSNKRYYEAAPGRNWLLGVSAQYSF from the coding sequence ATGCAGCATCGTTTCCGCTTGAACACCATTGCCAGCCTGTTTGTCGCCGGCAGCGCCACCCTCGCCCCCCACGTTTTTGCCGCCGAGGCAGCTGACCTGGCCAACGGGCAACTGATGGATACGGTGGTCGTCAGCGGCAGCCGCATCGCCCACCCCAGCCAGGAAGTGCCGGCCTCGATCGACGTTGTCGACAGCGCCCGCATCCAGGATGGGCAAATCCGCGTCAACGCGTCGGAAGCGCTGGCCGCCGTGCCAGGCCTGGTTGTGCAAAACCGCCAGAACTATGCGCAAGACTTGCAGATCTCGTCGCGCGGCTTCGGCGCACGCTCGGCTTTCGGCGTGCGCGGCGTCAAACTGGTCAGCGATGGCATTCCTGCCAGCATGCCGGACGGCCAGGGCCAGGCCGCCACCTTCAACCTCGACACGGCAGAACGCATCGAAGTGCTGCGCGGACCTTTCTCCGCCATCTACGGCAATCACTCGGGCGGCGTGATCCAGCTGTTTTCCAGGGATGGGCAAAATCCCCCGTCCGTCGAATTGAATGTAACGGGCGGCAGTTTCGGCACCAGCAAGGTGGACCTGACGGCACAAGGCCAGGCAGGCGGTATCGGCTACGTGCTCGACGGCTCGCGCTTCCGCACGGATGGTTTCCGCGACCACAGCGCCGCCACGCGCGAACAGGCCTTCGGCAAGATCACCGTCAAGCCCAATGCGGACAGCAAGCTGACCATCGTTGCCAACAGCCTGCATCAAGGCAACACGCAAGATCCGCTGGGCGCCACCTGGGCCACGTTTGCCCGCGACTCGCGCGCCGGCGAAATCGATACGACGGATACACAGAACCCGAAACGCACCCTGGCCGAGCGCTACAACACGCGCAAGAGCATCGACCACCAACAAATCGGCGCCACTTATGAACAGTCGTTCGGCGACGACCGCCTGCATGTGATGGTGTATGGCGGCAACCGCGATGTGATCCAGTACCAGGCTTTCAACATCGGTTTCCAGAACCCTCCCTCACACTCAGGCGGCGTGGTCGACTTCCAGCGTCAGTTCTATGGCATCGATACCAATTGGCTGCACGTGAACCAGCTGGCCGGCGGCAAACTGAGCACCACCATCGGCATCGATTACGGCCGCTCCAGCGATGACCGCACCGGCTATGAAAATTACATTGGCAATAGCTTTGGCGTAAAAGGCAAGCTGCGCCGCGACGAGCAGGATGTCGTCTCCAGTCTCGACCCGTATATCCAGGCGGAATGGCAAAGCGGGCCATGGCTGCTGAGCGCTGGTGTGCGCTACAGCAAGATGAAAGTGTCGGTCAACGACCGCTATCTCAGCAATGGCAACGACAGCGGCAGCCTGGAGTTCAGCCACACGACACCGGTGCTGGGCCTGCTGTATAAACTGACGCCGAACGTCAACGTGTACGCCAGCGCCGCGCGCGGCTTCGAAGCGCCTACCCTGAACGAACTGTTTTACTCGGGTAAAAACAGCGGCTTCAATTTCAACTTGAAACCCGCCACCAGCACCAACCTGGAAGCGGGTATCAAGGCCAGGATCAATCACAACACGCAGGTGAACGCGGCCGTGTTCCAGATCAAGACGAATGACGAACTGGTGGTCGACGGCCAGAACTCTGGTAACGGTCGCACCAGCTACATCAATGCCAGCAAGACCTTGCGCCAGGGTATGGAAATATCGCTGGACTCGAACCTGCCGTATGGTTTCACGACAAAAGTGGCGCTGACCAGCCTGCACGCCGTGTATGACCAGGCCTTTGGCAGCGTGCGCGAAGGCAGTCGATTGCCGGGCATACCCAGCGCCAACCTGTTTGCGGAACTGGCGTGGAAAGACACGCTCGACCGCTTCGGCGCAGCGCTGGAAAGCGTGGCCAGCAAGCAGGTCTACGCGGAAGACAGCAACATCGAAAAGCCGGCGCCAGGCTACACGGTGTTCAACGCGCGCTTCAACGCCAAGCAAAACGTAGGGAATTGGCGCTTCAAGGAATTTGCCCGCCTGAACAATCTTTTCGACAAGACCTACGTGGGCTCCGTCATCGTCGGCGACAGCAACAAGCGCTACTATGAAGCGGCGCCGGGACGTAACTGGTTGCTGGGGGTTAGCGCCCAGTACAGTTTCTAA
- a CDS encoding substrate-binding periplasmic protein — protein MRSFQLRGKRAMLSLACLALCAAAPARADWQKVQQSGSLKVAVYNEFSPFSDKGTGIDIDIAEALAKKLGLKLSLLPFPAGENLNDDLRNMVWKGHYLGYGPADVMLHVPVDKKLMADNDKVEIFAPYYVETVRLARSAQAVPQFDGVATLAGKRIGVEKVSIAAMLMLGEDNGKYRDDVRIFDTAAEALQQLQAGKLDAVLANRSEIESVLKSDPAFPLSEVAFARLPRAGWAVGLAVSKQQLDVGKLLQAAMNEMAASGELKAIFEKYGVKEARP, from the coding sequence ATGCGTTCATTTCAACTCCGGGGCAAGCGAGCGATGCTCTCGCTCGCTTGCCTGGCGCTGTGCGCAGCCGCGCCGGCGCGCGCCGACTGGCAGAAAGTGCAGCAGTCGGGCAGCCTGAAAGTGGCTGTGTATAACGAGTTTTCTCCGTTTTCCGACAAGGGCACGGGCATCGATATCGACATCGCCGAAGCGCTGGCGAAAAAGCTGGGGCTGAAACTGAGCTTGCTGCCATTTCCCGCCGGCGAAAACCTGAACGACGATTTGCGCAATATGGTGTGGAAGGGGCATTACCTCGGTTATGGTCCTGCCGACGTGATGCTGCATGTGCCCGTCGACAAGAAATTGATGGCGGATAACGACAAGGTCGAGATCTTCGCACCGTACTACGTGGAAACCGTGCGCCTGGCGCGCAGCGCGCAAGCCGTGCCGCAGTTCGATGGCGTCGCTACGCTGGCTGGCAAGCGTATCGGCGTGGAAAAAGTATCGATCGCCGCCATGCTGATGCTGGGCGAAGACAATGGCAAGTACCGCGACGACGTGCGCATCTTCGACACGGCCGCCGAAGCCTTGCAGCAATTGCAGGCGGGAAAGCTCGACGCGGTGCTGGCGAATCGTTCGGAAATCGAGTCGGTGCTGAAAAGCGATCCCGCTTTCCCCTTGAGCGAAGTGGCGTTCGCCCGCTTGCCGCGTGCCGGCTGGGCCGTGGGCCTGGCCGTCAGCAAGCAACAACTCGACGTGGGCAAGTTGCTGCAGGCAGCCATGAACGAGATGGCGGCCAGCGGCGAATTGAAAGCTATCTTTGAGAAATATGGCGTGAAGGAAGCGCGGCCGTAA